Genomic segment of Panicum virgatum strain AP13 chromosome 9N, P.virgatum_v5, whole genome shotgun sequence:
CCCTGCTGGATGGCCATCGTCATtcgtccatgcatgcatgttacgCTGCGGAATTAACAAGCCCCGGATCGAGCTCGTTAGAGAATCCGATCGCCGATAGAGATCTGACCGATGCGCAACTGTAGCTGTGTGCGCACGTGCCGTGCGTCGTGCTCTCAGCTCGTCCGATCGATCTCGCCTGCTTCGTTCTCAGAAGATCCGTCGACCTCAGCGGCTGGTCGGTCTGCTGGACATCTAGCGCGCGCTTCTTATTTAAGAACCGATCCCAAGGCCTGGCCAGTGACTCGCTTGTAGCAACAGTAGAAGAGCGCAAACCACTTCTTGCCAACAGTTCTTCTTGCTCGATCTATCCTCCGATCGTGAGCTTCGTGGCCGGTTTTCACTATCTAGCTAGATCCTACCGTTTGATCGAGACGCCGCCGGGGGTGGCAATGGAGACGCCCAAACTGCCTCTGGCTTTCTTCCTCACCgtcgccgcgctgctcgccgcgccggccgccgtggcggCCTGGTCCAAGGCCACGGCCACGTTCTACGGCGGCAGCGACGCCTCCGGCACAATGGGTACGTGCGTGACTAATTATTAGGCACAATGGGTGAGTCGCCCTGATGATCGAAGACTAATTAATAACAATCCTGACCGACCATGCCGCAAAACGTGTGTACTGCAGGCGGGGCGTGCGGGTACGGCAACCTGTACACGACGGGGTACGGCACGGCCACGACGGCGCTGAGCCAGGCGCTCTTCAGCGGCGGCGCGTCGTGCGGCCAGTGCTTCCAGATCGCCTGCGACTCCCAGACGGACGGGCGGTGGTGCCTCCCGGGCGCCGGCCCCGTGACGGTCACCGCCACCAACCTCTGCCCGCCCAACTACGCGCTCCCCAGCGACAACGGCGGCTGGTGCAACCCGCCGCGGACGCACTTCGACATGGCGCAGCCGGCCTGGGTCAAGATCGGCGTCTACCAGGGCGGCATCATCCCCGTGCTGTACCAGCGCGTGGCGTGCGCCACGCAGGG
This window contains:
- the LOC120693125 gene encoding expansin-A15-like produces the protein METPKLPLAFFLTVAALLAAPAAVAAWSKATATFYGGSDASGTMGGACGYGNLYTTGYGTATTALSQALFSGGASCGQCFQIACDSQTDGRWCLPGAGPVTVTATNLCPPNYALPSDNGGWCNPPRTHFDMAQPAWVKIGVYQGGIIPVLYQRVACATQGGVRFTITGFNYYELVLISNVGGSGSVASAWVQGTSTNRVPMSRNWGANWQSLAGIAGQALTFGVTTTGGQTIIFQNVVPPNWAFGMSFMSNLQFSY